In the genome of Nycticebus coucang isolate mNycCou1 chromosome 12, mNycCou1.pri, whole genome shotgun sequence, one region contains:
- the SMUG1 gene encoding single-strand selective monofunctional uracil DNA glycosylase isoform X2, whose translation MVRDWLGIGGPVLTPPQEHPKRPVLGLECPQSEVSGARFWGFFQNLCGQPEVFFRHCFVHNLCPLLFLTPSGRNLTPAELPAKQREQLLGICDAALCRQVQLLGVRLVVGVGRLAEQRARRALSGLMPEVQVEGLLHPSPRNPQANKGWEALAKERLNELGLLSLLSK comes from the coding sequence ATGGTCCGGGACTGGTTGGGCATTGGGGGGCCTGTGCTGACTCCTCCCCAAGAGCACCCTAAACGACCAGTGCTAGGACTGGAGTGCCCACAGTCAGAAGTGAGCGGTGCCCGATTCTGGGGCTTTTTCCAGAACCTTTGTGGACAACCTGAGGTCTTCTTCCGTCACTGCTTTGTCCACAATCTGTGTCCACTGCTATTCCTGACTCCCAGTGGGCGCAACCTCACCCCTGCCGAGCTGCCTGCCAAGCAGAGAGAACAGCTTCTTGGGATCTGTGATGCGGCCCTTTGCCGGCAGGTGCAGCTGCTGGGGGTGCGGCTGGTGGTGGGAGTGGGGCGACTAGCAGAGCAGCGGGCACGGCGGGCTCTCTCAGGGCTAATGCCAGAGGTCCAGGTGGAGGGGCTGCTGCACCCCTCTCCCCGTAACCCACAGGCCAACAAGGGTTGGGAGGCATTGGCCAAGGAGAGACTGAATGAGTTGGGGCTGCTGTCCCTGCTATCAAAATGA
- the SMUG1 gene encoding single-strand selective monofunctional uracil DNA glycosylase isoform X1, protein MEPSACLRSLAEGFLEEELRLNAELSELQFSEPVGIIYNPVEYAWEPHRSYVTRYCQGPKQVLFLGMNPGPFGMAQTGVPFGEVSMVRDWLGIGGPVLTPPQEHPKRPVLGLECPQSEVSGARFWGFFQNLCGQPEVFFRHCFVHNLCPLLFLTPSGRNLTPAELPAKQREQLLGICDAALCRQVQLLGVRLVVGVGRLAEQRARRALSGLMPEVQVEGLLHPSPRNPQANKGWEALAKERLNELGLLSLLSK, encoded by the exons ATGGAGCCCTCAGCCTGCCTTCGAAGCTTGGCTgagggcttcttggaggaggagcTTCGGCTCAACGCTGAGCTGAGCGAGCTGCAGTTTTCAGAGCCAGTGGGCATCATCTACAATCCTGTGGAGTATGCGTGGGAGCCACATCGCAGCTATGTGACTCGCTACTGCCAGGGCCCCAAGCAAGTGCTCTTCCTGGGGATGAACCCGGGACCTTTTGGCATGGCCCAGACTGGG GTGCCCTTTGGGGAAGTGAGCATGGTCCGGGACTGGTTGGGCATTGGGGGGCCTGTGCTGACTCCTCCCCAAGAGCACCCTAAACGACCAGTGCTAGGACTGGAGTGCCCACAGTCAGAAGTGAGCGGTGCCCGATTCTGGGGCTTTTTCCAGAACCTTTGTGGACAACCTGAGGTCTTCTTCCGTCACTGCTTTGTCCACAATCTGTGTCCACTGCTATTCCTGACTCCCAGTGGGCGCAACCTCACCCCTGCCGAGCTGCCTGCCAAGCAGAGAGAACAGCTTCTTGGGATCTGTGATGCGGCCCTTTGCCGGCAGGTGCAGCTGCTGGGGGTGCGGCTGGTGGTGGGAGTGGGGCGACTAGCAGAGCAGCGGGCACGGCGGGCTCTCTCAGGGCTAATGCCAGAGGTCCAGGTGGAGGGGCTGCTGCACCCCTCTCCCCGTAACCCACAGGCCAACAAGGGTTGGGAGGCATTGGCCAAGGAGAGACTGAATGAGTTGGGGCTGCTGTCCCTGCTATCAAAATGA